The Phycisphaerales bacterium AB-hyl4 genome has a window encoding:
- the dxr gene encoding 1-deoxy-D-xylulose-5-phosphate reductoisomerase — MSDADARKLIVLGSTGSIGVNTLNVVEHLRRTRAATIEVVGLAASRSSTKLIEQAKQHHVRHIAVADPAIADEVRAALPDAKVYVGDAAAETLVREVEATDVAAAVVGSAGLPATLAAVQLGRRVSLANKETLVAAGMLVTPLVREHGAQLLPVDSEHSAIFQCLAEHPRREVKRIVLTASGGPFRTADKTTIENATVEQALKHPTWTMGRKITIDSATMMNKALEIIEAHWLFGLAGEKIDVIVHPQSIVHSFVEFVDHNVLAQLGSPDMRGPIQYALTWPDRPVGCSEAMDWSALSQLTFEPPDLERFPALKLAYDVIDAGGTAGAVFNAANEAAVQAFLERQVRFGRIVELVTEALAAIEPEPVESLETILDADRKARAFVAQRIRTTPSAVS, encoded by the coding sequence ATGAGCGACGCCGACGCCCGCAAGCTGATCGTGCTGGGCTCGACCGGGTCCATCGGCGTCAATACGCTGAACGTGGTCGAACACCTCCGCCGCACCCGCGCTGCCACCATTGAAGTGGTCGGCCTTGCGGCGTCGCGCTCCAGCACGAAACTCATCGAGCAGGCGAAACAGCACCACGTACGCCACATTGCCGTCGCCGACCCTGCCATTGCCGACGAGGTCCGCGCCGCCCTGCCCGATGCGAAGGTATACGTCGGCGACGCGGCCGCCGAAACGCTTGTACGAGAAGTCGAAGCGACTGATGTCGCCGCCGCCGTCGTTGGCTCGGCAGGTCTGCCTGCCACACTCGCCGCGGTGCAACTCGGTCGGCGGGTCAGCCTCGCCAATAAGGAAACACTCGTCGCCGCCGGCATGCTCGTCACGCCGTTGGTCCGTGAGCACGGCGCTCAACTGCTGCCTGTCGACTCGGAACATTCAGCGATCTTTCAATGTCTTGCCGAGCACCCCCGCCGCGAGGTGAAGCGGATCGTGCTCACTGCCTCGGGCGGGCCGTTTCGCACCGCGGACAAGACAACAATCGAAAACGCTACCGTGGAGCAAGCGCTCAAACATCCGACCTGGACGATGGGCCGAAAGATCACCATCGACTCGGCGACGATGATGAATAAGGCGCTGGAAATCATCGAAGCGCACTGGCTGTTCGGCCTCGCGGGTGAGAAGATCGATGTGATCGTGCACCCGCAGTCGATCGTGCACAGCTTCGTCGAGTTCGTCGACCACAATGTGCTCGCGCAGCTCGGCTCGCCGGACATGCGCGGGCCGATCCAGTACGCCCTGACCTGGCCTGACCGCCCCGTCGGGTGTAGCGAGGCGATGGACTGGTCGGCGCTCAGCCAGTTGACGTTCGAGCCGCCGGACCTTGAGCGGTTCCCCGCGTTGAAGCTGGCCTACGATGTAATCGACGCCGGCGGCACGGCCGGGGCCGTCTTCAACGCCGCCAACGAAGCGGCGGTGCAGGCGTTCCTCGAACGGCAGGTCCGTTTCGGTCGTATTGTGGAACTGGTGACCGAAGCCCTCGCCGCCATCGAGCCCGAGCCGGTCG